TTGACTATCCCCCAATGGGCTCCAAGGGATGTGATCCCTTTGTCGTTGGACCGCCCACTCAACATCCGGAGCTCCGCCCTAGCAAACTTGGGGTAAAAGTTAAAGGACACCtgcaaaaacagaaaaaaaatgatTCAGACATAAATTAAATATCAATAAGTCAATGCAAAAAAGATAAGAATGaacagagaaataaataaaggaaagaGAACCTGTAATGGCTGGCCTGCGATGAGAGAACGCCCTCTGTTGGTCCTGAAAGTTAACTGATAGATGTAGTCCACGGGGTTGAATTTTCCAGACACCTGTaatattaacacacaaacatcaaaaGCCATCTCATTGTTATAGTCGTAAAACAGTTGTGCAATGTACAGTGGTGAGGCCCCTATGAGAAATGTAGCAATGGTTGCCAGGACATTGATTGACAAGAACATAGCATAGACGCATTTTAACCTGAACAATGGCCTCTCCTTCAAATAGCTCCATGCTCAGTTCACTGGTGGTGACAATACCAAGAACACTGCCCCAGTTGGCGCCATGACGCAACTGGATACTAGAAATAAAACATGGGAGAACCGTGTAAAAAGTGTAACAGCAGAGAACAAACATCATAATAATCAGGGGGGGTCCTAAAATGACGTTATTCACAAATATGACACAAATTCATAACACGGGAAAGGTTAAGGAATAATCAGTCTTGCTCTAGCATAGAGTATACTTTTTTGAGAAGGAGGAGCTCAGCAGAGGATCAAATTGACATGCATCCATTTTGCCAGACAAGCTCCTCTCTGTGGTAAGCCAGTGTTGATGTAGCCACTGACTGGGAGGTACATATGTCTTACCCAGTTATGTGACTATTAGGAAGCTCCCAGACTTTCACGCCTGTGATACTTCCTTCTCCTTTGGCAGAGAAGGGAGTTCCAGCCCCTAATCCGATGGCTGAAGAGTACGAGGAGAACTCATTGGCtgaagataaagagagaggaacAATCAAGAGCTTAGTCGGCATAGCTTCAGCATGATACATATGATATGAGGACTGACACTGACATGAAAATGTAATTGTAATTTTAAAGAAACAGTGTAACCAAacggaataaaaaacaacaactataataaaacaataaaaagaaTTGCCTTCCATCTGGAATTTGTATCTGAGTATCGGACCCTTTGCTTAATTTTCTTATAGTTTAGAAGCCCAAGATAGTTTCAGTGATATAgtgatatatatttaataattgacTGAGGTGCGAAGTCTGATGTAGTCTCAGGGGATTGACCTCCATTGTAAAATCTTTAAAGTTTTTAAGTAGAATATTTTCAAaagtataaaacatttcaattaGAAAATTAATAGCGATCAATTCCAAGGTAATCCAGTCCAACCACTCATAGGTCTTGACCAGGATGCTGGCTAATAGCCAGCCCAAAGACAAAGCTTTCAAAACCGTCATGGCCTTCCCACAGTAGTAGATACATATATGAGCAAAGTGTTCTGTAACAGggttagtaataataatataagtaaaaataaaatatgaaataataataattgcagtTCAACTTCAACTTCTTGAACCTGACCCATGAACAAATGGCTAAAGGAAGATCATCAGTTAAAAGTTAAGAAGCAATGAGTACCGACTAGCAGAGAAGCTTTCACAGAACCGATAAACATATTAGTCAAGTGTTCTGTAACAGCAGGATGGATCCATAACTTACATTGTGCCAGGCAGGCAACCCACGCCGCAGCGAACAAAAGGATAGAGAGCATCCTAGATTGAAGAACAGTGAGCTGTTAAACTAAAACTTCCTCATTAGTATCAACAACGGGGCAAATAAAGTATGCAGCTAGACATTTTTAAAGATCACAACCATACATGTTGAAGATCACAGCCATACCTGTTGATGGGATCTGTGTGAtgtttcaaagcttttgggttATTGCCTCACCTGTGGGGGGAACTTAAATAGCTAGCTTATTTTACAACCATTGTTATCTTATCAGCATTCATAAATGAAACATAAATGAAAAATGCTTATGCAAAAGCATAAGCATTTTTTCACTTCGAAAATGTTTGAGATTGTTCAACATGAACAACAAAAGTAAACCaggaaataaatgtaaaaattcGAAGGACCATGGATGTAGTAACGGCCTGCCAATGACAAGTGCCTATAACTATAGACTGCAATGTTACATTCTTTCCTTTGGAAGTTAACTATGGATGATGTCAATGATGGAACTGAGCCTATACGCAATCATGTGAGTTTATCACTCAACGTCATATTTATCGGCACAAGAACTGTTCCAAGCTCAActtcttattattataatcCTCTTATTTTACTCAAACAAGAAGAGCCAGGGTCTGCTGCGACGATGCCTCTGTTATATGGGTTTACGTTTCATGAAGAAAGGTCACTGCTCAGTTTTGAAGTTCACAGTTGAAGTTCGTAAGGAAGTGATGAGAAAGGTAACATTACACTCGGCACATTGCTGTGATGTGCATtttaatgaaatgaaaacatttcATA
The Gadus macrocephalus chromosome 6, ASM3116895v1 DNA segment above includes these coding regions:
- the LOC132460143 gene encoding zymogen granule membrane protein 16-like, translated to MLSILLFAAAWVACLAQSNEFSSYSSAIGLGAGTPFSAKGEGSITGVKVWELPNSHITGIQLRHGANWGSVLGIVTTSELSMELFEGEAIVQVSGKFNPVDYIYQLTFRTNRGRSLIAGQPLQVSFNFYPKFARAELRMLSGRSNDKGITSLGAHWGIVNPRGNTGADQP